From Veillonella dispar, one genomic window encodes:
- a CDS encoding nicotinate-nucleotide--dimethylbenzimidazole phosphoribosyltransferase codes for MRTFTIEPLHAPSMEACRLRIDNLTKPIYSLATLELIAERFAGILANPQPNHLQYGVLVVAADHLVDGPQNSQHGRESYAAIKRFNDGRTATQGAASKLQAPVHVVNIGLEQDTTDLTNIDQKVIRKGSHFFGVEPVISCDELEEALELGFTYAEKLHKAGLQVVAIGNIGERAFLDSLVTTATITGCAYDDILVHTECGPTIEQRAAHIHSFVDRFNIAVDDWSALSESERRDAVLHLLHVAGGLDIAFLTGFILGAASHRMAVVFDNAVTGAAVLAAVTIEPLVKDYIFPSAAYEEPIHKEQCRFLGVKPCLHYNLQIDEALGSTMGLSIIDASMHMLNDMKTFVEAEVKAAEDGAGKGRQKNKE; via the coding sequence ATGAGAACTTTTACAATTGAACCATTACATGCGCCATCCATGGAAGCATGCCGATTACGTATCGATAATTTAACAAAACCTATTTATAGTCTTGCAACATTAGAGTTAATAGCTGAGCGCTTTGCGGGCATTCTGGCAAATCCTCAACCAAACCATTTGCAATATGGTGTACTTGTGGTGGCGGCGGATCACTTAGTAGATGGTCCTCAAAATAGTCAGCATGGTCGTGAAAGCTACGCAGCTATTAAGCGTTTCAATGATGGTAGAACGGCTACACAAGGTGCGGCATCTAAGTTACAAGCACCTGTGCATGTAGTAAATATAGGCCTTGAACAAGATACAACGGATTTGACGAATATTGACCAAAAGGTTATCCGTAAGGGTTCCCATTTCTTTGGTGTAGAACCTGTTATTTCTTGTGATGAATTAGAAGAGGCCCTTGAACTAGGCTTTACCTATGCCGAGAAATTACATAAGGCTGGCTTGCAAGTAGTTGCTATTGGTAATATTGGTGAACGAGCTTTCTTGGATTCTCTAGTAACGACAGCAACGATTACAGGTTGCGCCTATGACGATATTCTAGTTCATACTGAATGTGGACCTACCATTGAGCAACGAGCTGCTCATATTCATTCCTTTGTAGATCGTTTCAACATTGCCGTTGATGATTGGTCTGCTTTGAGTGAAAGCGAGCGTCGTGATGCGGTATTGCATTTGCTTCATGTCGCAGGTGGTTTAGATATTGCATTCTTAACTGGATTTATTTTAGGTGCTGCTAGTCATCGTATGGCGGTAGTGTTTGATAATGCCGTAACCGGTGCAGCTGTATTAGCGGCAGTTACTATTGAGCCATTGGTTAAGGACTATATATTCCCATCTGCAGCATATGAGGAACCAATCCATAAGGAGCAATGTCGATTCTTAGGTGTAAAACCATGTTTGCACTATAACTTACAAATTGATGAAGCATTAGGCTCTACAATGGGACTATCCATTATTGATGCATCCATGCATATGCTGAATGATATGAAAACCTTCGTCGAAGCTGAGGTTAAAGCCGCTGAAGATGGGGCCGGTAAAGGTAGACAAAAGAACAAAGAGTAA
- a CDS encoding YnfA family protein, with protein sequence MLLSIFFFILAGLAEIGGGYLVWLYMRDDKSPVYLLAGAFILFLYGIIPTFQPEASFGKVYAAYGGVFIALSILWGWLIDGLRPDTYDIIGGLVCLVGVYIIMYAPR encoded by the coding sequence ATGCTCTTATCTATTTTCTTCTTTATATTGGCTGGTCTAGCCGAAATCGGTGGTGGCTATTTAGTATGGCTGTATATGCGCGACGATAAAAGTCCTGTCTATTTACTAGCTGGTGCTTTCATCCTGTTCTTATACGGCATTATCCCTACCTTTCAACCAGAAGCAAGCTTTGGTAAAGTTTACGCAGCCTATGGTGGCGTATTTATCGCCCTCTCCATCCTATGGGGTTGGCTCATCGATGGTTTACGACCAGACACATATGATATCATCGGCGGTCTTGTATGTCTTGTAGGCGTCTATATCATCATGTACGCGCCGCGTTAA
- a CDS encoding LemA family protein has translation MANQLDEMNPEIMSEGRDVHVIAKVIPVETSGFEKLLPTILMAVGVIGIVFGIVIDKYLVSIIGTIVLIYPWWRLKQISSEFNMMEQRIQNAASEIDNYMEQRVVILSNAAKLVEKSIEVDKDILVDIAKYRSGNFSEESRSDVNAQLNKATRALNVAIENYPELQSQDTIRDAMQQNSYLQKEITAARTLYNDAVNTWNREIFEFPFKKIVAAKEGRTTRIPFIADQETKEKAKDVFF, from the coding sequence ATGGCTAACCAACTCGACGAAATGAATCCGGAAATTATGTCTGAAGGCAGAGATGTGCATGTTATCGCTAAGGTAATCCCTGTTGAAACTAGTGGCTTTGAAAAACTTCTTCCAACGATCCTTATGGCAGTTGGTGTTATCGGTATCGTTTTTGGCATAGTTATAGACAAGTATCTAGTATCTATTATTGGCACCATTGTATTGATTTATCCATGGTGGCGATTAAAACAAATTAGCTCAGAGTTTAATATGATGGAACAAAGAATTCAAAATGCTGCATCTGAAATTGATAACTATATGGAGCAACGTGTGGTGATTCTTTCTAATGCGGCTAAACTTGTGGAAAAATCTATTGAAGTTGATAAGGATATCCTTGTAGACATTGCTAAGTATAGAAGTGGTAATTTTTCTGAAGAATCTAGAAGTGATGTGAATGCACAACTTAACAAGGCTACAAGAGCCCTCAACGTAGCTATAGAAAATTATCCTGAATTACAAAGCCAAGATACAATTCGTGATGCAATGCAACAAAATTCTTACTTACAAAAAGAAATTACTGCAGCTAGAACGTTGTATAATGATGCTGTAAATACTTGGAATAGAGAAATCTTTGAATTCCCATTTAAAAAGATTGTAGCTGCAAAAGAAGGTAGAACTACTAGAATTCCATTTATTGCAGATCAAGAAACTAAAGAAAAAGCTAAGGACGTTTTCTTTTAA
- the rpsD gene encoding 30S ribosomal protein S4: MATRREARFKLCRRFGVNVFGHAKALNRVKKDQRQKKMSEYGTQLLEKQKVKAYYNLLERQFVRYYDKAKKMQGVTGQNMLILLEQRLDNLVYRIGFGNSIRQARQMVNHGHILVNGRRVDIPSFSCKPGDVIELREASRDNEMFKTNFQELRSFELPYIEKDLEGFKATFTRLPQREELPIEVNETLIVELYSK, from the coding sequence ATGGCAACGAGAAGAGAGGCTCGATTCAAACTTTGTCGTCGCTTTGGTGTGAACGTATTCGGTCACGCAAAAGCCTTGAATCGCGTCAAAAAAGACCAACGTCAGAAAAAAATGTCTGAGTATGGCACACAATTATTAGAAAAACAAAAAGTTAAAGCTTACTACAACTTGCTAGAACGCCAGTTCGTACGCTATTATGATAAAGCGAAAAAAATGCAAGGTGTTACAGGTCAAAACATGTTGATCCTTTTGGAACAACGTCTTGATAACCTTGTATATCGCATCGGCTTCGGTAACTCCATTCGTCAAGCTCGTCAAATGGTAAACCATGGCCACATCTTGGTAAACGGTCGTCGCGTAGACATTCCTTCCTTCTCCTGCAAACCAGGCGATGTAATCGAATTGCGCGAAGCATCTCGTGACAACGAAATGTTCAAAACTAACTTCCAAGAACTTCGTTCTTTCGAACTTCCTTACATTGAAAAAGACTTGGAAGGCTTCAAAGCTACATTCACTCGTCTTCCTCAACGTGAAGAACTTCCTATCGAAGTTAACGAAACACTTATCGTCGAATTGTACTCCAAATAA
- the rpsI gene encoding 30S ribosomal protein S9, translating to MAVAQYYGTGRRKSSVARVRLVPGTGKITVNKRELNEYFGRQTLELIVKQPLNLTNTVEQYDVIATVAGGGPSGQAGAIRHGISRALLDVDGELRQSLKKAGFLTRDPRMKERKKYGLKKARKASQFSKR from the coding sequence ATGGCAGTAGCACAATATTACGGCACTGGTCGTAGAAAATCTTCCGTTGCTAGAGTTCGTCTGGTACCGGGCACAGGTAAAATCACTGTTAACAAACGTGAACTTAATGAATATTTCGGTCGCCAAACTTTGGAATTGATCGTAAAACAACCTTTGAACTTGACTAACACAGTTGAACAATACGATGTAATCGCAACTGTAGCTGGTGGCGGTCCTTCCGGTCAAGCTGGTGCAATTCGTCACGGTATCTCCCGTGCGTTATTGGACGTAGATGGTGAACTTCGTCAATCTTTGAAAAAAGCTGGCTTCTTGACTCGTGACCCACGTATGAAAGAACGTAAAAAATACGGTCTTAAAAAAGCCCGCAAAGCAAGCCAATTCTCCAAACGTTAA
- a CDS encoding WapI family immunity protein — MDIIRVELEEKYIADAEPREECIAFSVYIKSGDFSGRGTFVYTVNEFRELISQLKLIYITLDGEVRIAYDDSDDYVHIICNSYGHIKVEAQLGGSWRDNWVKLLLNTDQTVLNDVIQQCNSILKK; from the coding sequence ATGGATATTATCCGTGTTGAGTTAGAAGAAAAATATATCGCTGATGCTGAGCCGCGAGAAGAGTGTATTGCCTTTAGTGTATATATCAAAAGTGGAGACTTTTCTGGTCGAGGTACCTTTGTTTATACTGTAAATGAATTTAGAGAATTAATCAGTCAACTCAAATTAATATATATAACATTAGATGGAGAAGTTCGTATTGCTTATGATGATTCGGATGATTATGTCCATATTATATGTAATTCATATGGACATATAAAAGTAGAAGCTCAATTAGGAGGCAGTTGGCGTGATAATTGGGTTAAACTTCTTCTTAATACTGATCAGACCGTATTGAATGATGTAATACAGCAATGTAATTCTATATTAAAAAAATAA
- a CDS encoding MFS transporter, whose protein sequence is MNLENKNSFLLNSALFFSTMGSTATTLGFITYIFNTTHSPFDTGAVTIATLLVGMLLGPFLGILVKEKGLMWSMVVPEIVSGFILLIFVFIDNLYLVYIIAFLIGFNNKILGIARLSFVPNITNDLVKFNALLRSINRFALISGSLLFSVIINYSLTLVFVIDAITYIISAYLLYRLNKNVRIQSHSTISKKSIRESIYDRIQLLLKGYKLLFLNKKINFIVYLGILARIFYMCIPILLLIFIKDILHLTDSQYGYTQTISRLASFIIFGLLAKYFTINLATSFKKVLFPLFILYGGSIFCIGYIKTIEQLYILYSISEILLFTAVVLVHAYIQSIFSQEELTLASGSVSTGFSIGSILSITIFTNLANILPLHDIFFICGLGIIISAVIIIGYTRLNQER, encoded by the coding sequence ATGAATCTAGAAAACAAAAACTCATTTCTCTTAAATAGTGCTCTATTCTTTTCAACAATGGGAAGCACCGCAACAACACTAGGTTTTATAACATATATATTCAATACCACCCACAGTCCCTTTGATACAGGGGCAGTTACAATAGCGACATTATTAGTTGGAATGTTATTAGGCCCATTTTTAGGGATACTCGTAAAAGAAAAAGGCTTAATGTGGTCTATGGTTGTTCCTGAAATAGTTTCGGGTTTTATATTATTAATTTTTGTTTTCATAGATAACCTATATCTAGTATATATCATAGCTTTTCTTATAGGTTTTAATAATAAAATTTTAGGAATCGCTAGACTTTCTTTTGTACCTAATATTACAAATGATTTAGTCAAATTCAATGCACTGCTCCGGTCTATTAATCGTTTTGCATTAATAAGTGGTTCCTTATTATTTAGCGTTATAATTAATTACTCTTTAACGCTAGTATTCGTTATTGATGCAATTACTTATATTATTTCCGCCTACCTACTTTATCGTTTAAATAAAAATGTAAGAATCCAATCACACTCAACTATCTCCAAAAAATCTATTAGGGAAAGTATATATGATCGCATTCAACTTTTATTAAAAGGATATAAGTTATTATTCCTAAATAAAAAAATTAATTTTATAGTTTATTTGGGTATATTAGCCAGAATATTTTATATGTGTATACCTATTCTACTATTAATATTTATTAAAGATATCTTACATTTAACTGATAGTCAGTATGGATATACGCAAACAATCTCTAGATTGGCATCATTCATTATTTTTGGACTTCTTGCTAAATATTTTACTATTAACTTAGCAACGAGTTTTAAAAAAGTTTTGTTCCCTCTTTTTATACTATATGGAGGAAGTATTTTTTGCATAGGCTATATAAAAACAATAGAACAACTTTATATTCTATATAGTATATCTGAAATATTATTATTTACAGCCGTTGTTTTAGTTCATGCATATATACAATCTATTTTTTCACAAGAAGAGTTAACATTGGCTAGCGGTTCTGTAAGTACAGGTTTCTCTATTGGATCAATATTATCAATAACTATATTTACAAACTTAGCAAATATATTACCGCTACATGATATATTTTTTATATGTGGACTGGGGATAATTATAAGCGCAGTTATTATAATAGGCTATACTCGATTAAACCAAGAAAGATAG
- a CDS encoding prephenate dehydrogenase, which translates to MSKTVGIIGLGLLGGSLAKALKAYTDYEVVGYARRQEVCDAAIQDGVVKAAWTEVEPLIENSDIVVFSLPPDTNARLFTETAHLFRPGQVVTDVSSAKENFVRAVYSSIPKGTIFVSVHPMAGSEKGGYEVSHKNLFKGMGWIVLEDKASDVYSEEVAQELAEMGRAVGSRIEFVDIYAHDAYLAMVSHMPHLLASILTQVSGGDELGELRMKLSAGGFRDCTRVAGGLPSMWREIIYGNRHNVIEGLSQIEFEIQRVKEILSQEDEGQSLETYLERSREIRGKLPYLTGQIKNS; encoded by the coding sequence ATGAGTAAGACAGTAGGTATTATTGGCTTGGGGTTATTAGGTGGTTCGTTGGCAAAGGCGTTAAAGGCTTATACCGATTATGAGGTAGTGGGCTATGCGCGTCGCCAAGAGGTTTGTGATGCAGCCATTCAAGATGGTGTGGTGAAAGCTGCCTGGACTGAGGTAGAACCATTGATTGAGAATTCGGATATTGTCGTATTTTCACTACCTCCAGATACAAATGCAAGACTATTTACAGAAACGGCACATCTTTTTAGACCAGGACAAGTGGTAACTGATGTATCTAGTGCAAAGGAAAACTTTGTACGAGCTGTATATAGTTCCATTCCGAAAGGGACAATTTTTGTATCTGTTCATCCTATGGCGGGCTCTGAAAAGGGGGGCTACGAAGTATCTCATAAAAACCTATTTAAAGGTATGGGCTGGATTGTACTAGAGGATAAGGCCTCTGATGTATATAGTGAAGAGGTGGCTCAAGAATTGGCTGAAATGGGTCGCGCTGTAGGATCTCGTATTGAATTTGTAGATATCTACGCTCACGACGCATACTTAGCCATGGTAAGCCATATGCCACATTTATTGGCATCCATTCTAACTCAAGTTTCCGGTGGTGATGAACTAGGCGAGTTGCGCATGAAATTGTCCGCAGGGGGCTTTAGAGACTGTACACGTGTTGCCGGTGGATTACCATCTATGTGGCGTGAAATCATTTACGGTAATAGACACAATGTAATTGAAGGTCTTTCACAAATCGAATTTGAAATTCAACGGGTAAAAGAGATACTTTCACAAGAAGACGAAGGTCAAAGTCTAGAAACCTATTTAGAACGAAGTAGAGAAATTCGCGGTAAATTACCATATTTAACAGGACAAATAAAGAATAGCTAA
- a CDS encoding MATE family efflux transporter: protein MKSYEKGISLSIWTLSWPIFIEVFLQLLVGNIDQVMMSHYSPQAVAAVANANQILNIFIMLIIVMSTATTILIAQYLGARNQSKLSEVCTVSLVLNFLFSSVAAVFFITCHEWIFTWLGIPPETMSDTSIYTTIVAAGLPIQAMYYALVAVFRGHSLTRVTMYIALVMNIIHITTNYVLIFGHGPIPSLGVLGVSISTWLSKVVGLVIIGYTFKKLLTLEVSFKFLKPFPWHTVKSLLNISVPSGGETLSYQLSQTTIMKMVNILGLAVINTKVYVSVIAMLCYVYTIALANASQVIVGYLMGAKRQAEVTNRVWHSMLLAIAISVGLATFFYSTSDIVLSIFTTDPEILSLAHNVLLIEIFLELGRAVNIVMVGCLQAAGDIRTPMLVGVFGMWLCAVPLSYLFGIYWGWGLVGIWIAMAVDEILRGLLFVYRWYSGKWKNRRLIEA, encoded by the coding sequence ATGAAGTCTTATGAAAAAGGGATTAGCTTGTCTATCTGGACATTGAGCTGGCCTATATTTATTGAAGTATTCCTACAGCTGTTAGTAGGTAATATAGACCAAGTGATGATGAGTCACTACTCTCCTCAAGCGGTAGCAGCTGTGGCTAATGCCAATCAAATTTTAAATATATTTATTATGCTCATCATTGTTATGAGTACAGCTACGACGATTTTGATTGCCCAGTATTTAGGGGCTCGAAATCAGTCTAAGCTATCAGAGGTATGTACGGTCAGTTTGGTGTTGAACTTCTTGTTTTCATCTGTTGCGGCTGTATTCTTTATCACCTGTCATGAATGGATTTTTACATGGCTTGGTATTCCGCCAGAAACGATGAGCGATACGTCGATATATACGACCATTGTGGCCGCAGGATTACCGATTCAGGCTATGTATTATGCGTTGGTTGCCGTATTTAGAGGCCATTCATTAACGCGTGTTACTATGTATATCGCGTTAGTTATGAATATTATCCATATCACAACTAACTATGTATTAATATTTGGTCATGGTCCCATACCAAGCCTTGGTGTACTAGGGGTATCAATTTCTACCTGGTTATCTAAGGTGGTAGGCCTCGTAATTATCGGCTATACCTTTAAGAAGTTGCTTACTTTAGAGGTGAGCTTCAAATTTTTAAAACCATTCCCGTGGCATACGGTTAAGTCTTTACTAAATATCAGTGTTCCCTCTGGTGGTGAAACCTTAAGTTATCAGTTATCTCAGACAACGATTATGAAAATGGTCAACATCTTAGGGTTAGCTGTTATTAATACAAAGGTGTATGTATCGGTTATTGCCATGCTTTGCTATGTATATACCATAGCATTAGCAAATGCATCTCAAGTTATTGTGGGTTACCTGATGGGGGCTAAACGACAAGCTGAGGTGACAAATCGCGTATGGCATTCTATGTTGTTAGCCATTGCCATTAGTGTAGGACTGGCTACGTTCTTTTATAGTACCAGTGATATTGTACTATCCATATTTACTACGGATCCAGAAATCCTATCGTTAGCACATAATGTATTACTGATTGAGATTTTCCTTGAGTTAGGTCGTGCCGTTAATATTGTTATGGTTGGCTGCTTACAAGCAGCAGGGGATATTAGAACGCCGATGCTCGTAGGCGTTTTTGGCATGTGGCTATGTGCTGTGCCATTGTCCTACCTCTTTGGTATTTACTGGGGATGGGGGCTCGTAGGCATTTGGATTGCCATGGCGGTAGATGAAATTTTACGAGGTTTATTATTTGTATATCGCTGGTATAGTGGGAAGTGGAAAAATAGACGCCTCATAGAGGCATAG
- a CDS encoding LysR family transcriptional regulator — translation MKELPTMQELQSFITYNKTGSFTLAAQSMNITQSAFSAQMKKLERLVGVKLISRSTRGSRLTPEGELFLPEAEQVLDTLERAIQSIRLASKVERPILNIGVLRSLGDIRLNGYVSHFFQNHPEFSVSIYDMEEEELMLDLRENRIDIALLYLPNNKDMSAYESTALREDEFVYYAPNIIDGMEVASLKAIQQQPLLMYPPKYFMYRTLKNYVGNGQQNLHIRGSRLSNPYTMIDYCQKNKSGCIVARQILNSLNINDGFIPLEKPFKLQVCFAFKKNNSKSETMHTFMDYVHSESPARL, via the coding sequence ATGAAAGAGTTACCTACAATGCAAGAGCTACAAAGTTTTATTACCTATAATAAAACAGGAAGCTTTACATTAGCTGCACAATCTATGAACATTACACAATCAGCTTTCAGCGCTCAAATGAAAAAATTAGAGCGTCTAGTTGGTGTGAAATTAATTTCCCGCTCTACACGAGGTAGCCGTTTGACACCAGAAGGTGAATTATTCCTACCAGAAGCAGAACAAGTTCTCGACACATTGGAACGTGCTATTCAATCAATCCGTTTAGCCAGCAAGGTAGAACGTCCAATCTTAAATATTGGTGTATTGCGTAGTTTAGGGGACATTCGCCTTAACGGATATGTATCCCACTTCTTCCAAAACCATCCTGAGTTCTCTGTCAGCATTTATGACATGGAAGAAGAAGAGTTGATGCTCGACTTACGCGAAAATCGTATCGACATTGCCCTCCTCTACTTACCAAATAACAAGGATATGTCAGCATATGAATCTACAGCCCTTCGCGAGGACGAATTCGTATACTATGCGCCAAACATTATCGATGGTATGGAAGTTGCTAGTTTGAAAGCAATTCAGCAACAACCGTTGCTTATGTATCCACCTAAGTACTTTATGTATCGCACATTGAAAAACTATGTGGGTAACGGCCAACAAAACCTACATATTAGAGGTAGCCGTTTATCCAACCCATATACAATGATCGACTACTGCCAAAAAAATAAATCTGGCTGCATCGTAGCACGCCAAATCTTAAATTCTTTAAATATCAATGATGGCTTCATACCTTTAGAAAAACCGTTTAAACTGCAAGTGTGCTTCGCATTCAAGAAGAATAACTCTAAATCCGAAACAATGCATACCTTTATGGATTATGTGCATAGCGAATCACCAGCACGTTTATAA
- the rplM gene encoding 50S ribosomal protein L13 translates to MKTTFMANPNTIERKWYVVDAEGKTLGRLAAEVAKVLRGKNKPTFTPHVDTGDHVIVVNAEKIRVTGKKLEQKEYFRHSGYPGGSRFTKLSMMLEKQPERVVEMAVRGMLPKNKLGAQQYRKLNVYAGPEHPHAAQKPEVLEISVR, encoded by the coding sequence ATGAAAACTACATTTATGGCCAATCCGAACACAATCGAACGGAAATGGTATGTTGTTGACGCTGAAGGTAAAACTTTAGGACGCCTTGCTGCCGAAGTTGCAAAAGTTCTTCGGGGCAAAAATAAACCAACTTTCACACCACACGTAGACACTGGTGACCATGTGATCGTTGTAAACGCAGAAAAAATTCGCGTAACTGGTAAAAAATTGGAACAAAAGGAATACTTCCGTCACTCTGGTTACCCAGGTGGTTCCCGTTTCACTAAATTGTCCATGATGCTTGAAAAACAACCTGAACGTGTTGTTGAAATGGCAGTTCGTGGTATGCTTCCAAAAAATAAATTGGGTGCACAACAATACCGTAAATTAAACGTATACGCTGGTCCTGAGCATCCACATGCAGCTCAAAAACCAGAAGTATTAGAAATTTCCGTACGATAA
- a CDS encoding nicotinate-nucleotide--dimethylbenzimidazole phosphoribosyltransferase, translated as MSLLQETCDAITGRSHEIEQHIIDSWNAGSPVEQYGRLVNVVAQYGAATNQEHLTVPKPCMIIASADHGVADMGVSAYPKETTVGMTQNYLIPKGAGANSLANYCGAQMEVIDMGIDADMSWVPGLRSHKLGMGTKNFVEEPAMTREQAVEGIEIGIRLVKEKIDEGFNVFLVGEMGISNTTASALMTAKFAGLTAEEATGRGTNISDERLKLKQRIVHDVLEKYKNIPKDDAIGILSSVGGFEFTCIVGVILGAAANNALVIIDGFNTSACALVAKTLVPQAMDYVMASHLSAEKAAKSSLENLGLEAYVDLGLCLGEASGGSIQMGMLDLAVHMYLAVTGGKA; from the coding sequence ATGAGTTTGTTACAAGAAACTTGTGACGCTATTACTGGGCGCAGTCATGAGATTGAACAACATATAATTGATAGTTGGAATGCAGGTTCACCTGTAGAACAATATGGGCGACTTGTAAACGTGGTGGCTCAATATGGTGCGGCTACAAATCAGGAACACTTAACGGTTCCAAAGCCTTGTATGATTATTGCCTCTGCCGATCATGGCGTGGCCGATATGGGCGTAAGTGCGTATCCAAAGGAAACAACTGTAGGGATGACACAAAACTACTTAATTCCTAAAGGGGCGGGTGCCAATTCCTTAGCTAATTACTGTGGGGCTCAAATGGAAGTCATCGATATGGGCATTGATGCAGATATGAGCTGGGTACCAGGACTCCGTAGTCATAAACTTGGTATGGGCACAAAAAACTTTGTTGAAGAACCGGCCATGACACGTGAACAAGCCGTTGAAGGCATTGAAATAGGTATCCGCCTTGTAAAAGAGAAAATCGACGAAGGCTTTAATGTTTTCTTAGTAGGGGAAATGGGAATTTCTAATACTACTGCTAGTGCTCTTATGACTGCCAAGTTTGCAGGACTCACTGCAGAGGAAGCTACAGGGCGAGGCACTAATATTTCTGATGAGCGTCTAAAATTAAAGCAACGCATTGTGCATGATGTATTAGAAAAATATAAAAATATTCCGAAAGATGATGCAATCGGAATTTTATCCTCTGTGGGCGGCTTTGAATTTACATGTATCGTAGGTGTTATTCTAGGTGCTGCAGCGAATAATGCACTTGTTATTATTGATGGTTTTAATACATCTGCTTGTGCATTGGTTGCTAAAACATTAGTTCCACAGGCGATGGATTATGTAATGGCATCTCATTTATCAGCTGAAAAAGCGGCTAAATCTTCTTTAGAAAATTTAGGCCTTGAAGCCTATGTTGATTTAGGGCTATGTCTCGGTGAGGCCTCTGGTGGCTCCATTCAAATGGGAATGCTAGATCTTGCTGTTCATATGTATTTGGCTGTTACAGGAGGTAAGGCATGA